One Peromyscus leucopus breed LL Stock chromosome 4, UCI_PerLeu_2.1, whole genome shotgun sequence genomic region harbors:
- the LOC114683662 gene encoding olfactory receptor 4P4-like, whose protein sequence is MCSVLFSFCYLAILFGNLVVLLTIRGSNLREYPMYFFLSYLSFMDVCFTSTVAPKLIIDLLVQCNTISYNGCIAQMFYAHFFGATEIFILVVMAYDRYVAICRPLYYMITMNRPVCYILVVVSVIGAFIHSLVHVLIVIRLPFCGANEIDHYFCDIFPLLKLACTDTRLLIIIIITTTGVQSILTFVALVISYIIILSTLRTHSSKGRHKALSTCGSHITVVFMFFLPLIFTYVPMGDTVGNDKVFALFYTMIAPLFNPLIYTLRNTDMKNAMKKVWIQEKLFEGK, encoded by the coding sequence atgtgttctgttttgttctcattttgttaTCTTGCAATTCTCTTCGGAAACCTGGTGGTTCTTCTCACCATCAGGGGCAGCAATCTTCGTGAGTAtccaatgtatttttttctcagctaCCTGTCCTTCATGGATGTATGTTTCACTTCCACAGTGGCCCCTAAATTGATTATAGACTTATTGGTACAGTGTAACACTATATCCTACAATGGCTGCATAGCCCAGATGTTTTATGCCCACTTCTTTGGTGCCACTGAGATATTTATCTTGGTGGTTATGGCCTATGATCGTTATGTAGCCATTTGTAGACCCCTTTACTACATGATCACCATGAACAGACCAGTGTGTTATATTCTTGTGGTAGTCTCAGTTATTGGTGCTTTTATACACTCACTTGTGCATGTACTGATTGTTATCAGACTTCCCTTCTGTGGTGCCAATGAGATAGACCACTACTTTTGTGACATATTCCCCCTGCTGAAACTGGCCTGCACTGACACAAGACTCCTTATTATCATAATCATTACCACCACAGGGGTGCAGTCCATTTTGACCTTTGTTGCCTTGGTCATTTCTTACATCATCATTTTGTCCACATTGAGGACCCACTCATCCAAGGGCCGCCACAAAGCCCTTTCTACTTGTGGCTCACATATCACAGTTGTGTTCATGTTCTTCCTGCCACTCATCTTTACCTATGTCCCAATGGGTGATACTGTTGGAAATGACAAGGTATTTGCTCTATTTTACACCATGATTGCCCCTTTGTTCAACCCTCTCATCTACACACTGAGGAATACAGACATGAAGAATGCTATGAAGAAAGTATGGATCCAAGAAAAACTGTTTGAAGGAAAGTGA
- the LOC114683707 gene encoding olfactory receptor 4C11, translated as MQQNSNVTEFILLGLTQDPLKQKMVFIIFLIFYMGTVVGNALIIVTIKFSRTLGSPMYFFLFYLSFADSCFSTSTAPRLIVDAISKKSIISYNECITQVFALHLFGCMEIFVLILMAVDRYVAICKPLRYPVIMSRQVCVILIVLAWIGSFIHSTAQIVLALRLPFCGPNLIDHYCCDLQPLLKLACMDTYMINLLLVSNSGAICSSSFVILMISYFVILHSLRNHSAEGRKKALSTCTSHIIVVILFFGPCIFIYARPPTTFPMDKMVAVFYTIGTPFLNPLIYTLRNAEVKNAMKKLWHVKIMTE; from the coding sequence ATGCAGCAGAACAGCAATGTAACTGAGTTTATACTGTTAGGCTTGACACAGGATCCTCTGAAGCAGAAAATGGTGTTCATAATCTTCTTAATTTTCTATATGGGGACTGTGGTGGGGAATGCACTTATTATTGTGACAATCAAGTTCAGCCGGACTCTTGGGagtcccatgtacttcttcctgttTTATTTGTCCTTTGCTGATTCCTGCTTTTCAACATCCACAGCCCCAAGACTCATTGTGGACGCCATCTCTAAAAAGAGCATCATTTCCTATAATGAATGCATCACACAAGTCTTTGCTCTCCATCTATTTGGCTGTATGGAGATCTTTGTCCTTATTCTCATGGCTgttgaccgctatgtggccatctgcaaaccCTTGCGTTACCCAGTCATCATGAGCCGTCAGGTCTGTGTCATCTTGATTGTTCTTGCCTGGATAGGGTCTTTTATACATTCCACTGCTCAAATTGTTTTGGCCTTGAGATTACCCTTCTGTGGACCCAATCTGATTGACCATTACTGCTGTGACTTGCAGCCATTGTTGAAACTTGCCTGCATGGACACATATATGATAAACCTGCTATTGGTATCTAACAGTGGTGCAATTTGCTCAAGCAGTTTTGTCATTTTGATGATCTCATATTTTGTCATCTTACACTCTCTGCGAAACCATAgtgcagaaggaaggaaaaaggcacTTTCCACATGTACTTCTCATATAATAGTAGTTATCTTATTCTTTGGTCCctgtatattcatatatgcacGGCCACCAACTACTTTTCCTATGGACAAGATGGTAGCAGTATTTTATACCATTGGAACACCATTTCTCAACCCACTCATCTATACACTAAGGAATGCAGAAGTAAAAAATGCTATGAAAAAGTTATGGCATGTTAAAATTATGACTGAATGA